Part of the Bacteroidota bacterium genome, CCAGATAATATCAGCAGCCATGAAGCACATAGGAAAAACACTCAGGCAAATTTTACGGCAGAAAAACCTTTCGGCAGAATCCTTCGCGCAACTCATCGGCAGAAGCAACCAAACCGTGTACGATATGTTCCGAAGAGAACACATTCACCCGAAACTGCTGGAGAAAATTTCTGCCGCG contains:
- a CDS encoding helix-turn-helix transcriptional regulator — protein: MKHIGKTLRQILRQKNLSAESFAQLIGRSNQTVYDMFRREHIHPKLLEKISAALEHDMFQYLRENGDSPAEKKLMEKISRLEKENEQLKNENAYLKEIVRLKGK